One window from the genome of Manis pentadactyla isolate mManPen7 chromosome 15, mManPen7.hap1, whole genome shotgun sequence encodes:
- the CHST4 gene encoding carbohydrate sulfotransferase 4 produces the protein MMLPKKTRPLLLLFSQMAIFALFLHLYSHNFNSLSTKEEPKPMHVLVLSSWRSGSSFVGQLFGQHPDVFYLMEPAWHVWMTFTRSTPWRLHMAVRDLIRAVFLCDMSVFDAYMNPGPRRQSSLFQWDGSRALCSPPACNMFPRDKIIPQAHCKILCSQQPFEVIEKACHSYSHVVLKEVRFFNLQVLYPLLRDPSLNLHIIHLVRDPRAVLRSRERTTGELMIDSRIVMGQRWQKLKEEDQPYYVMQVICQSQLEIYEAVKSLPKALKQRYLLMRYEDLVRDPLAQTAQMYEYTGLKFLPQLQAWVLNITQGEGMGRHAFHTNARNALNVSQAWRWSLPYEKVSRLQKVCRHTMTLLGYHLVRSEQEQRNLSLDLLSTWTPSTQIES, from the coding sequence ATGATGCTGCCCAAAAAAACGAGGCCGCTGCTGCTCCTGTTTTCCCAGATGGCCATCTTCGCTCTGTTCCTCCATTTGTACAGCCACAACTTCAACTCCCTGTCTACAAAGGAGGAGCCCAAGCCTATGCATGTATTGGTCCTGTCTTCATGGCGCTCTGGCTCTTCTTTTGTGGGCCAGCTTTTTGGGCAGCACCCAGATGTCTTCTACCTGATGGAACCCGCCTGGCATGTCTGGATGACCTTCACAAGAAGCACCCCCTGGCGGCTGCATATGGCGGTGCGGGATCTGATCCGTGCCGTTTTTCTCTGTGACATGAGTGTCTTTGATGCCTATATGAATCCTGGTCCCCGACGTCAGTCCAGCCTCTTCCAGTGGGATGGCAGCCGGGCGCTGTGTTCCCCACCTGCCTGCAACATGTTCCCTCGCGATAAGATCATACCTCAGGCTCACTGCAAGATTCTGTGCAGTCAACAGCCCTTTGAAGTGATAGAGAAGGCCTGCCACTCCTACAGTCACGTGGTGCTCAAGGAAGTGCGCTTCTTCAACCTGCAGGTGCTCTACCCACTGCTGAGAGACCCTTCCCTCAACCTGCACATCATACACCTGGTCCGGGACCCCCGGGCTGTGCTCCGTTCCCGGGAGCGCACCACAGGGGAGCTTATGATTGATAGCCGCATTGTGATGGGGCAGCGCTGGCAGAAACTCAAAGAGGAGGACCAACCCTACTATGTGATGCAGGTCATCTGCCAAAGCCAGCTGGAGATCTACGAGGCTGTGAAGTCCTTGCCCAAAGCCCTGAAGCAGCGCTACCTTCTCATGCGCTATGAGGACCTCGTCCGGGACCCCCTGGCCCAGACAGCCCAAATGTATGAATACACAGGGTTGAAATTCTTGCCCCAGCTCCAGGCCtgggtgctcaacatcactcaaGGCGAAGGCATGGGTCGGCACGCCTTCCACACAAATGCCAGGAATGCCCTCAACGTCTCCCAGGCCTGGCGCTGGTCCTTGCCTTATGAAAAGGTCTCTCGACTTCAGAAAGTCTGCAGACATACCATGACTTTGCTGGGCTACCATCTTGTCAGATCTGAGCAAGAGCAGAGAAACCTGTCCCTGGACCTCCTGTCTACCTGGACCCCCTCCACACAAATTGAGAGTTGA